From a region of the Sesamum indicum cultivar Zhongzhi No. 13 linkage group LG3, S_indicum_v1.0, whole genome shotgun sequence genome:
- the LOC105157081 gene encoding beta-D-glucosyl crocetin beta-1,6-glucosyltransferase-like: MAIFKVLMFPWLAHGHVYPYLALAQRLSKTNKFHIYFCSTSVNLESIRNSLNQHSPSSWDHLSIELIELRLPPHPQLPPHYHTTKNIPLTLIPTLIHAFQLSAPNFSDIITRLNPDLLIYDMFQPWSAKLASSQGIPAVHFNVGGSTALSFLHHLHTHKSAVTFPVPAIYLHDYERQNQMAEEELVKVQEDDEGLFFGVFKLSCDIVLINSCCMWIEGMYIDYLSTLSQRRIVPVGPLVQENAADETDSWIMNWLSKKRESSTLYISFGSETYFSREQIQEIAKGLELCKVNFIWVARSPVGSDHINVEEALPEGFIDLVKERGILVQKWAPQAAILASPAVGGFMSHCGWNAIKESIYFGVPVVALPLKFEQPLNSRLVVEAAFGVEVARDEKGKFDGEAVGRAIDEVMLGESGERLRRRVREMSEKTKVEEEETFCGVVEELTKICVKKSASS; encoded by the coding sequence ATGGCTATTTTCAAAGTACTGATGTTCCCATGGCTAGCTCATGGACATGTCTACCCATATCTTGCACTAGCCCAAAGGCTCtccaaaacaaacaaattccaCATATACTTCTGCTCGACATCTGTCAATCTTGAATCAATCAGAAATAGTCTCAACCAACACTCGCCATCATCATGGGATCATCTCTCAATTGAACTGATTGAACTCCGCCTGCCACCCCACCCTCAACTCCCCCCACACTACCACACCACCAAGAACATACCCCTTACCCTCATCCCTACCCTCATACACGCCTTTCAGCTCTCCGCCCCCAATTTTTCCGACATAATTACTCGTCTCAACCCCGACCTGCTTATCTACGACATGTTTCAGCCCTGGTCGGCAAAGCTCGCGTCGTCCCAAGGCATCCCCGCTGTCCATTTCAATGTAGGGGGCTCGACTGCGCTTTCGTTTCTCCACCATCTGCACACGCACAAGAGTGCTGTTACTTTCCCTGTTCCGGCAATATACCTGCATGATTACGAGAGACAGAACCAGATGGCTGAGGAGGAGCTGGTAAAAGTTCAAGAAGACGATGAGGGGTTGTTTTTTGGTGTCTTCAAACTGTCTTGCGACATTGTCTTGATAAATAGCTGCTGCATGTGGATTGAGGGGATGTACATTGACTACCTCTCCACATTGAGCCAGAGGAGAATTGTGCCTGTTGGTCCACTTGTTCAGGAAAATGCAGCTGATGAAACTGATTCGTGGATCATGAATTGGCTGAGTAAGAAACGCGAATCTTCAACTCTTTACATCTCATTTGGCAGTGAAACCTACTTCTCCAGGGAGCAGATACAAGAGATAGCAAAAGGGTTGGAGCTGTGCAAAGTTAACTTCATATGGGTGGCTAGATCACCTGTTGGAAGTGATCATATTAATGTCGAAGAAGCATTGCCTGAAGGGTTCATCGATCTGGTGAAAGAGAGAGGTATATTGGTGCAAAAATGGGCACCACAAGCTGCAATCTTGGCAAGTCCAGCAGTGGGCGGATTCATGAGCCATTGCGGTTGGAACGCTATAAAGGAGAGCATATATTTTGGAGTTCCGGTGGTGGCGCTGCCATTGAAATTCGAGCAGCCGCTGAATTCTAGGCTGGTTGTGGAGGCTGCATTTGGGGTGGAGGTGGCGAGGGATGAGAAGGGGAAGTTTGACGGAGAAGCGGTGGGAAGAGCTATAGATGAGGTGATGTTAGGAGAGAGTGGAGAAAGGCTTAGGAGAAGAGTCAGAGAGATGAGTGAGAAGACCAAagtggaggaagaagaaacgtTTTGTGGAGTAGTAGAGGAGTTGacaaaaatttgtgtgaagAAATCAGCTTCTTCTTGA